In the bacterium genome, CCGGATACCGAGGACTGGTTCTTCGTCTACAGGGATTGCGCCAGATCGAGTATCGCGACGGCGTACTCCACGCGGGGGCCGGAACCTCGCACTCGAGTATCTCGCGCTTCTGTGCGGACCAGGCGCTCACCGGCCTCGAATTCGCCGCAAGCATACCGGGAACCGTGGGGGGATGGATCGCGATGAACGCAGGTACCCGCGAACGGGAAATGGCAGACGTCGTGGCCCGAATCGAGGTCGTCGATCCCGAGACGGGCGGGGTCGAAGTGCGGGAGCGCGAAGCCCTGTCATTCAGCTATCGGCGCACGGAACTCCCCCGAAGCGAGATCGTCGCGGCCGCCAGCTTCGAGATCGAACCGGGCGACGCCGAGGTCATTCAGCAGATCACACGCGAGTTGCTCGAGAGTCGGCGCGAGACCCAGCCAGTCGACCAGCGATCGTGCGGCTCGGTCTTCAAGAACCCATCTGGAGACTCGTCCGGCCGGTTGATCGAAGCCGCCGGGCTGAAGGGCGCACGACACGGCGGCGCCCAGATCTCCACGATTCACGCGAACTTCATCGTGAATCGGGGGGACGCGACGGCTTCCGACGTGCTGGCGTTGCTCGAGCGCGCGCGCGAAGAGGTCGCGGGCCAGTTCGGCATCGAACTCGAGCCCGAGGTCTGCATTATTGGAGAGGAAGCGTGAAGAAGGACAAACAACGCGCCCAGAAACCCAAAGGCCGCCGCTCGAAACTCACTCTGCTCGGGGTCGGCAGCCTGGGAATCGCGCTGGGCGCGGGTATCGCGATCGCCGCGAATCTGGGAGGATTCGACCCAGAGCACTGGGCCACGCAGCTGCGTCAGCCGGCTCTCCGGCTGCGACACGTGGATTTCGTAGGTCTTTCTGCGCTCGAGGCCGAATCCCTCTGGGGGCAGACCGGTATCGAGACGGGTACGGCCATGATCGATCTGGATCTGGACTCGATCGAGCAGCAGATCAAGCAGCACCCGAGGGTAGCGCGCTGCGACGCCGTCCGACTTCCCCCGAACCGATTGATCATCGGCGTGCGAGAACGCGTTCCGGTCGCGGTCGACGCCGAGACGCTTCAGGGAATCGATGCTCAGGGCGAGCGTTTCGCGATCGCCGAGTCCGAGGCGGTTGGGATTCCGCGTATCCGGGGTACGGCTTCGCGAGCGCTTTTGCTCTTGGATGCGGCGGAGAAACTCGGTACCGAGATTGAATCCATCGATGCCCAGAAGGACAACGACGTGCACTTCGTGTCGCGCAGCCCGTTGGCGCTGGTACACGTGGGCAGAGATCCGATGGTGTCACTCGCGAGCTGGCAGCAGATCCAACGCAGTGGTCTGATCGACGGCTACGGCGCGAAAGAGATCGATCTGAGATTCCCGGGGAGTGCGGTGCTGCGCAGATTGTCGGTCAAGAGGGGGGACTGAGCTATGGCTCGAAACGATGAGCTGATTGTGGGTCTGGATGTGGGCACGACCAAGATCTGTGCGGTGATCGCAGAAGCGAAAGAAAACGGCCTGGACGTGATCGGGATCGGCACCCATCCATCGGTTGGAATGCGCAAGGGAGTGGTCATCGACATCGACGCAACGGTCGACTCGATCCGCAAAGCCGTAGACGAGGCCGAACTGATGGCCGGTTGCGAAATCAACGCGGTCTACGCGGGCATCGCGGGCGGGCATATCGAAGCCCATAACGAGATCGGCATGGTGGCGATCAAGAATCGCGAGGTCAAAGCGACCGACATCAAACGGGTGATTGAGCAGGCCCAGGCGATCGCGATCCCGGCGGATCGCGAGGTCATCCACGTGATTCCCCAGGAATACGAGATCGATGGCCAGGACGGCATCAAACACCCGCTGGGAATGTCGGGCGTGCGTCTGATTGCCAACGTCCACATCGTCACGGCTGCGGTGACTTCCGCCCAGAATGTGATCAAGTGCTGCAACAAGGCCGGACTCAACGTGATCGACATCGTGCTGGAGCCGCTGGCTTCGAGCGAAGCGGTCCTGGTTCCAGATGAAACCGAACTCGGGGTCGCGCTGGTCGATATGGGTGGCGGAACGACCGACCTGGCGGTTTTCCAGAACGGTTCCATCAAGCATTCGGCCGTTCTCAGTCTGGGCGGCTACCACCTGACCAACGACGCGGCCGTGGGACTGCGTACGCCCTTCGACCAGGCCGAGCAGATCAAGCGGCGCTTCGGCTGCGCGGCAGCCCGTTATCTGCCGCACGACGAACTGCTCACCGTACCGAGTGTCGGCGGACGAGCGCCCCGCGATGTAAGTCGCAAGATGCTGGCGGAATTTCTGGAGCCGCGCGTCGAGGAAATCCTGACCCTGGTGCGCGATGAGCTGGAGCGCACCTCGTTCCTGAACCGCTGTCCTTCGGGAATCGTCGTGACGGGCGGCAGTAGCGCACTCGAAGGCCTGCCCGACCTCGCAGAAGAAGTCTTCGAGCTGCCGGTTCGCCGCGGTATTCCGACCGGCATCGGTGGATTGGCCGATCGCGTTCAAGGGCCAGAATACGCGACTGGGGTGGGCCTGGCGCTTTTCGGAGCCAAACGAGGCCACCGTCCACGCTTCCGTGTGTACGAAGGTGCAGTTTTTCGCAAGGTTCGTGCACGAATGCGTGAGTGGTTTTACGGAGAGATGAGCTAAACATATGTGGTGAGAGGTTCGAGCCGGTCCCCCCCGGTTACGGCCCTCAGTAATCTACGCGCGGTCGTCGTCCGTGCGTTTTTGGGGGGGATTCCATGATCGAATTCGAGCAGGACGAGGAGCTCCACGCGAAGATCAAGGTCGTCGGTGTCGGCGGTGCCGGAGGCAACGCAATCAACACGATGATCCGAGCCAACCTGGGAGGCGTCGACTTCGTCGTCGCAAATACCGATGCCCAGGCACTCGACCAGAACCTGGCTTCGACGAAGATCCATCTGGGTGATCGCGGCCTGGGAGCTGGCGCCAACCCGGGCATCGGCCGCATGGCCGCCGAAGAATCGCGCGATCGACTGCGCGAGGAACTGGAGGGTGCCGACATGGTGTTCGTCACCGCCGGGATGGGCGGCGGGACCGGCACCGGTGCCGCACCGATCATCGCCGAGATCGCGAAGGAGCTGGAAGCGCTGACCGTAGCCGTCGTGACCAAGCCCTTCCTCTTCGAAGGTGCCGTGCGCGGACGCCAGGCCGAAACGGGCGCCGACGCGCTACACGATGTGGTCGACACGCTGATCACCATCCCGAACGACCGTCTCCTGGCCATGGCCGGCAAGGGGACCGCCATGACCGATGCCTTCCGTATGGCAGATGATGTGTTGCTCAACGCGGTCCAGGGGATTTCCGACCTGATCACGGTGCACGGGATGATCAACCTCGACTTCGCGGACGTGCGCACGATCATGAACGAGATGGGCATGGCCCTGATGGGCACGGGACGCGGGACCGGGGAGAACCGGGCAGTGATCGCCGCCCAGGCCGCCATATCGAACCCGCTGCTGGAAGACGTGAACATCAAGGGCGCGCATGGCGTTCTGATCAACGTGACCGGCGGTCCCGACATGACCCTGCACGAGGTCAACGAGGCCATGTCGCTTGTGCGAGAGGAAGCAGCGGACGATGCCAACATCATCTTCGGTTCTGTGGTTCAGGACGAGATGAAGGACGAGGTATGCGTGACCGTCATCGCCACCGGCCTTTCAGACAGGCGCGCCAGGAGCCGCGCGGCCGATCGGCCCAGCAATGTGACCGAACTGCACCCACAGCAACAGGCCCGGGAGCCGGAGAACGCCGAAGAACTGGCCGAAACGACCCAATCAGCCGTCGGGTCGGAACCGGACTTCCTGTCGCCGTTCGAAGAGGAGTTCGACGTCCCTGCGTTCATCAGACGTCGCGGCGAGTCCGAGGAAGTCGCCGGCTGATCCGTACTGTTCCGAATGAACGGGGCGCGGGGCGCGGTCTGTCGACCGGGCTCCGCGCCCTTTTTCTTTTGAGCGTGTGCTCCCTCGGCCTGCTCGGCAGCGGCTGTACCACCACCTACTCGCCCGCGTCCGCAGCCCTATCACCGGTCAGCCCCGCCGGGGACCCCGCGGCCCTGCAACACGAACCCCTCGATCTGAGCCTGGCGCAAGTCTCACCCGAGCCCATAACGGTCGGTTCGAACATCGCGCTCCGCCTGTACACGTTCTTCCACCGCAAGGGCTACGGTTCCTTCCGGGTCGATTACCCCGGAAGCACGGGAGAACCGGTCATCGGGCACTTTCTGCTGCCTCCGGGCGAAGGTCGACACCCTCTGGTCATCGTTTTTCCGATCCTCGAGGGTTCCCATGTCGTCTCTGAAGGTCTGGCCAAGGCGCTGGTGAACCGAGGCTATGCCGTCGCGCGCATCGAGCGGCGGGCCCTCCCGCTGGAGACCTCGAGCGATCCGACTCTGGTCGCTGAAGCACTTCGGGGCGCGGTACTGGACGCGCGGCGCCTGCTCGATTGGGCCGCCAGCCATCCTCAGGTCGATTCCGGGCGGATCGCAGCGGCCGGGGTGAGCCTGGGATCGATTCAGGCCCTTCTGCTGACGGCGGTAGACCCGCGCATTCGCGGTGGCTTCTACGTACTGACCGGCGGCAGCCTTGCCGAGATCCTCTACGACTCCACCGAGGTACCCGTACGGGTCTTCCGCGACCGGTTGATCGAGAAGCTGGATATGGTCGATCGCGAGAGCTTCGTCGCGACGATTCGCCCCCTGGCCGTGGATGTGGAACCACTGGGCTATGCGGGAATGCTCGACCGGGACAAGCTCTTGATGGCATCCGGGCGCTTCGATCGGGTGATCCATCCCGCGCGAG is a window encoding:
- the ftsA gene encoding cell division protein FtsA produces the protein MARNDELIVGLDVGTTKICAVIAEAKENGLDVIGIGTHPSVGMRKGVVIDIDATVDSIRKAVDEAELMAGCEINAVYAGIAGGHIEAHNEIGMVAIKNREVKATDIKRVIEQAQAIAIPADREVIHVIPQEYEIDGQDGIKHPLGMSGVRLIANVHIVTAAVTSAQNVIKCCNKAGLNVIDIVLEPLASSEAVLVPDETELGVALVDMGGGTTDLAVFQNGSIKHSAVLSLGGYHLTNDAAVGLRTPFDQAEQIKRRFGCAAARYLPHDELLTVPSVGGRAPRDVSRKMLAEFLEPRVEEILTLVRDELERTSFLNRCPSGIVVTGGSSALEGLPDLAEEVFELPVRRGIPTGIGGLADRVQGPEYATGVGLALFGAKRGHRPRFRVYEGAVFRKVRARMREWFYGEMS
- the murB gene encoding UDP-N-acetylmuramate dehydrogenase translates to MLGKQVAFDEPLAKHTSLRVGGPADALARIDDRDRLERVLEVCREYQLDPLVLGGGFNTLVRDSGYRGLVLRLQGLRQIEYRDGVLHAGAGTSHSSISRFCADQALTGLEFAASIPGTVGGWIAMNAGTREREMADVVARIEVVDPETGGVEVREREALSFSYRRTELPRSEIVAAASFEIEPGDAEVIQQITRELLESRRETQPVDQRSCGSVFKNPSGDSSGRLIEAAGLKGARHGGAQISTIHANFIVNRGDATASDVLALLERAREEVAGQFGIELEPEVCIIGEEA
- a CDS encoding FtsQ-type POTRA domain-containing protein, translated to MKKDKQRAQKPKGRRSKLTLLGVGSLGIALGAGIAIAANLGGFDPEHWATQLRQPALRLRHVDFVGLSALEAESLWGQTGIETGTAMIDLDLDSIEQQIKQHPRVARCDAVRLPPNRLIIGVRERVPVAVDAETLQGIDAQGERFAIAESEAVGIPRIRGTASRALLLLDAAEKLGTEIESIDAQKDNDVHFVSRSPLALVHVGRDPMVSLASWQQIQRSGLIDGYGAKEIDLRFPGSAVLRRLSVKRGD
- the ftsZ gene encoding cell division protein FtsZ; translated protein: MIEFEQDEELHAKIKVVGVGGAGGNAINTMIRANLGGVDFVVANTDAQALDQNLASTKIHLGDRGLGAGANPGIGRMAAEESRDRLREELEGADMVFVTAGMGGGTGTGAAPIIAEIAKELEALTVAVVTKPFLFEGAVRGRQAETGADALHDVVDTLITIPNDRLLAMAGKGTAMTDAFRMADDVLLNAVQGISDLITVHGMINLDFADVRTIMNEMGMALMGTGRGTGENRAVIAAQAAISNPLLEDVNIKGAHGVLINVTGGPDMTLHEVNEAMSLVREEAADDANIIFGSVVQDEMKDEVCVTVIATGLSDRRARSRAADRPSNVTELHPQQQAREPENAEELAETTQSAVGSEPDFLSPFEEEFDVPAFIRRRGESEEVAG